In one Lolium rigidum isolate FL_2022 chromosome 3, APGP_CSIRO_Lrig_0.1, whole genome shotgun sequence genomic region, the following are encoded:
- the LOC124699889 gene encoding organic cation/carnitine transporter 7-like, with amino-acid sequence MTTSFGTRLAEPTPTANMETYTTDDALAAMGFGKFQALVLAYAGMGWVAEAMELMLLSFVGPLVREEWNVSAQDESLLSSVVFVGMLIGACSWGYISDTYGRRTGLLYSTLFTSGMGFLSALSPNYLCLMALRFLVGIGVGGGHVFSSWFLEFVPAQNRGTWMIVFSFFWTIGTILEASLAWVVLSALSWRWLLALTALPCFLLLPFFGITPESPRYLCVQNRMSDATLVLERIARTNQADLPPGTLRYQRDSEVDHSALTSEIDHLLPVREECADDNAISSKSGSAVALRSLLSRKLCRSTLLLWFAFYASSFAYYGLVLLTSQLSDANSSCASGLGYVNSEEDANLYKDTFITSFAEFPGLVVSAVLVDWFGRKATMWCLLFACCGFLGPLVFHQTELWTTALLFGARGCAIGSFTVLCLYAPEVYPTSVRSTGVGIATAIGRIGGIVCPLVAVGMLRSCHQMEAIVVFEVVLCLAAIACMLFPVETKGRHMN; translated from the exons ATGACAACAAGTTTCGGTACAAGATTGGCTGAACCAACACCCACTGCTAACATGGAAACATACACCACGGATGACGCGCTTGCAGCCATGGGATTTGGGAAATTCCAAGCTCTTGTTCTTGCTTATGCAGGCATGGGTTGGGTTGCAGAAGCCATGGAACTCATGCTATTGTCGTTTGTTGGACCATTGGTTCGGGAGGAATGGAATGTCTCCGCCCAGGATGAGAGTCTGCTCTCAAGTGTAGTGTTTGTTGGCATGTTAATAGGAGCATGTAGTTGGGGTTATATTTCTGACACATATGGGCGAAG GACTGGTTTACTGTATTCAACTCTGTTTACTTCTGGGATGGGTTTCCTCAGTGCTTTGTCTCCCAACTATTTATGTCTGATGGCTCTTCGATTTCTCGTTGGCATAGGAGTGGGTGGCGGGCATGTGTTCTCGTCTTGGTTTTTGGAGTTTGTTCCTGCACAAAATCGTGGCACTTGGATGatagttttttcctttttttggactATTGGCACAATCTTGGAGGCTTCGCTTGCATGG GTTGTCTTATCAGCATTGAGTTGGAGGTGGTTGCTAGCTTTGACTGCCCTTCCTTGTTTTCTCTTGCTTCCTTTCTTTGGAATTACACCAGAATCGCCACGCTATCTATGTGTTCAAAATAGAATGTCTGATGCAACACTTGTTCTGGAGAGAATTGCTAGGACAAACCAGGCAGATCTTCCTCCTGGAACTCTCAGATACCAACGAGACAGCGAAGTTGATCATAGTGCTCTTACCTCTGAGATAGATCATCTTCTTCCAGTCAGAGAGGAGTGTGCAGATGATAATGCCATAAGCTCCAAATCTGGTAGTGCTGTTGCATTGCGCAGTCTACTGTCACGGAAATTGTGCAGATCAACTCTTCTGCTTTGGTTTGCTTTCTACGCTAGTTCCTTCGCTTACTATGGACTAGTCTTGCTGACTTCGCAACTGAGTGATGCAAATAGTAGCTGCGCATCTGGGCTGGGATATGTGAATAGTGAAGAAGATGCCAACCTTTACAAAGATACATTCATTACAAGTTTTGCAG AGTTTCCGGGTTTAGTTGTGTCTGCTGTTCTTGTTGACTGGTTCGGCCGAAAAGCTACAATGTGGTGCTTGCTCTTTGCATGCTGTGGTTTTCTTGGACCACTTGTGTTTCATCAGACTGAGCTATGGACAACTGCCCTTTTATTTGGTGCCCGCGGCTGTGCCATTGGTAGCTTCACAGTTCTATGTTTATATGCCCCAGAG GTATATCCAACCTCAGTACGCTCGACTGGTGTTGGAATTGCAACCGCCATTGGTAGAATCGGTGGTATTGTTTGCCCCCTTGTAGCCGTTGGGATGCTGAGAAGCTGCCATCAAATGGAAGCCATCGTTGTGTTTGAGGTGGTGTTATGCCTCGCTGCAATTGCTTGCATGCTCTTCCCTGTAGAGACCAAGGGCCGTCATATGAACTGA